One window from the genome of Toxotes jaculatrix isolate fToxJac2 chromosome 17, fToxJac2.pri, whole genome shotgun sequence encodes:
- the sdsl gene encoding serine dehydratase-like, which produces MAEHFHLNTPLLESVTMSKRVGTTVYLKMENSQPSGSFKIRGIGHLCQQLARQSKGVVCSSGGNAGMAAAYAARKMGVPATIIVPSSSPPMVIQRVQDQGATVKVKGKVWDDANAEALRLAETEGLTYVPPFDHPLLWQGHASMISEVAASLGPSVKPGAVVVSVGGGGLLCGVVQGLKDVGWMDVPIVAMETVGADCFNATVKAGRVVTLDDITSEAKCLGAKTVCKQAFEYSQSSELTIISELVTDQQALHAVESFLDEERVLVEMACGAALAAVYSGLIHRLQDEGRLPRLLGPLLVIVCGGSSVDMEQLTNLKNKLRT; this is translated from the exons ATGGCGGAGCATTTCCACCTGAACACACCGCTGCTGGAGAGCGTCACCATGTCCAAACGGGTGGGAACCACCGTCTATTTAAAAATGGAGAATTCACAGCCATCTGGCTCCTTCAAGATCCGCGGCATTGGGCACCTCTGCCAGCAG CTCGCCAGACAGTCCAAAGGAGTTGTCTGCTCTTCAG GTGGTAATGCAGGTATGGCTGCAGCCTATGCAGCCAGAAAGATGGGTGTACCAGCCACCATCATagtcccctcctcttctcctccaatGGTCATTCAGAGAGTCCAGGATCAGGGTGCTACAGTCAAGGTTAAAGGGAAG GTTTGGGATGATGCCAACGCAGAAGCTCTCAGACTGGCAGAAACTGAAGGACTCACCTATGTTCCTCCGTTTGATCACCCCCTGCTATG gCAGGGCCACGCCAGTATGATCTCAGAGGTTGCAGCCTCTCTGGGTCCCAGTGTGAAGCCTGGAGCTGTGGTGGTGTCTGTGGGTGGAGGAGGGCTCCTGTGTGGAGTGGTCCAGGGCCTGAAGGATGTAGGCTGGATGGATGTACCTATTGTCGCTATGGAGACAGTGGGGGCAGACTGTTTTAACGCCACAGTTAAAGCAGGGAGGGTGGTCACTTTGGATGACATCACCAG TGAGGCTAAATGTCTTGGAGCGAAGACGGTTTGCAAGCAGGCTTTCGAATACAGCCAGAGCAGCGAGCTGACCATCATCTCTGAACTGGTGACTGACCAGCAGGCTCTGCATGCTGTCGAAAGTTTCCtgg ATGAGGAGCGTGTGCTGGTGGAGATGGCATGTGGAGCAGCACTAGCAGCTGTCTACAGTGGACTCATACACAGATTACAGGACGAAG GTCGTCTGCCACGTCTCCTGGGCCCCCTGCTGGTGATCGTGTGCGGTGGCAGCAGCGTCGACATGGAGCAGCTGACCAATCTCAAAAACAAACTACGGACCTaa